The DNA window TGGGATAAATGTCTTGGAGTCTAAGGTTTCAGGGTTTTAGTTTTAGATGGGTTTTGACTGACTCCCTTCCTGGATTGATACTTAAGACTGTCCGAGGAACATAAACatgtatttggttattttattCCCATTAATAAGTTCAAGAAGTTTACATTATAAGGAAAATTTCCTACCCATTATGGTTTTCATCATCATTGCTGAAAGTAGCATGCTTCATGAAGAGAAAAAAATCCTTAGTTTCTGCTTTTATGGCCTGCTCTTGCTCTCTTGTTGGAACTCATAGAAAATGAATGGGATTAGGGCTCACTTCATCATGTAGTACTTTAATTATTACTTATACTTAATTCCAGTTCTTGGTTTACAGATGTGCTCTGGAAGCAGAAATGCTGAAGTATGTTAGTGAAGCTTATCCAAAAGGTTCTTGTTCAGTGTACTGCATTAATGGAAAAGATGTGGAGGGACCCGGATATGATTTCGAACTTGTTGCAGTGATTTCTGCTGCTAGACTTAGCCCACAGAATTTCTGGTGCGTAAGATCTTTTAGACCACAATGTAGTAGTAGCTTTGCTACAGCAATTGCATATTGTATAATTGACTAACAATTTTTATTACCCATTAGTATTGATCATGTAGGAAAGTATGACTGTTTATCATCTAATAATGCTTTTTGGCATTTTGTATAGTACTGGAAGTTGGCGGTCGATATGGAACATTGAGTGCAAAGATGATATTCAAGTTCTGGAATTAAAAGGCAAATTGCAGGTATTACAATATTTCTCATGATTTAGTGCATGGCATATTTTTGTTCTTGTTTCTTTAGCTTCATCATTCGTTCCTCCTATACCTGTCATTTTCCTTGTATTATTTACAAGTGATATTCAAGCTTGTGCCCCTATTTCTTCCTGCATTTCTGATCTGAGCTCACAAAGTTACATAAACCTATAATAAGTCAGTTCTCTATCTTTTTAGGTGGGTGCGCACTATTTTGAAGAGGGAAATGTGCAATTAGATGCAAAACATGAATGTAGAGATTCTACAATGTTTCAGGTTAGTACAAAATAACATGCTCTTTTAACATTGTTTCTGATTTTCACCACATTATTTTCTCCTTTGGTTCATTCTTCCTTGCAATAGAATTTGAATTCGTTCTTTCCGTTTTTGACTATTTTTATCTCTCATTTAACCATTTTGATATAACATATGAGAATGGTAATTGTCCTGAGCAAATATTCCTATGCGAAAGCTTGTGAAGGATAGAAGTTCTTTAGTCATTATTTACAGTGGGAGTTAATGATTTGTTGGCTCAGTGACTCCTGTCCCGTGTGATAGCAAAAACGATAATTGGTTTCATATGGTTAatgctatttttaatttttctgtttgttTCAGTCCCCCGATGATGGTGCAATTGCCATAGCCAGTTTAATTCGCCACCATGAGACAGAGTACCTGGCATCTCTTGAGGTTGTTTTCAATGCTTGGTTAATTTCAATTCCTTGTGCTTCCTATCGTTATCTACTGACAGTTGAGGCATAATGCAGGCATCCTATTTGAATTTGCCAGATGCCACTTTCAAGGTATGTCTGAGGAAACCTTTGCAATTAAGTTAGGTTATTTATGCCATTTGCAGATTCATGTTTCACCATTAGATCTGTTATGCGTTGTGTTTTATTTAACGTATAGTTAATGTTCACAGTCATTCTAGCTTACGTCATGTTCCATATTATACATTTGGTGTGCATGTTCCCATtggtaaaaccctaatattttttttctgattttcgtcaaaaagtaataTGGCCTCGGTGCCCTACTTGGAGTTATGCTAATATAGACAATTCTAGCTTATAATATGCCCATATGGAACTTTATTAAGTCTCTACTTCAGGAATCCTTGAAAACAGAAACACTGCTCTTAAAACTTCTTATATGCAATGCAGGATCTTCGAAGGAAACTTCCAGTTACTCGGACCTTATTTCCATGGCATAGCACTTCTCAATTCAACCTGACAAGAGAGATATCAAAAGAGCTTGGAATCGGGAAGTGACTATACCATACCTGAAGGCATAAAGTGCATTCTTTTATGCATAAAATTGAGTTCTAGGAATCCTCATTCAACGGCCCGCCTGTATGGTTTGTGCAGTTTTGAGAGTTTACAACTCTTCTTTGCCTGCCTGTATCCTTTTTTTGGTGTGCAAGTTGTGTTCTCGCCTAAGAGTGAAATATGTTGGTGTGCTATACCGCCTCATTCTTTACAAGCCGTGTGTAGCATTGCTTTGTTATAGTTCCTACCTTTTCATGTACTTGTGATGTTTGTGGAAATTTTGGGTACAGATACATATGCCTGAAATTGTATGCTCAGGTTCAGTCTTATAGACCCATGGCAAAGTAGTTACATATTAAAATGTAGATTGTATCATTTTGGTATTATCAAGTATTAATTCACTGGCTAAAACAAAACAGTAATAACTCAGTTATAGaataaagatttaaaaaaattcaataagaataaaataaaggaaaaatgcaaaaaaaaaaaaagagtaggaAATAAAATGAAGGAAGAAATTGCTAAGTATAGGAAATGAAACAaggaaaatgcaaaaaaaaaaaaagaaggaaataaaataaaggaaaaatttcaaaaaagtatAGGAAATGGAATAGGGGAAATGTAAAAAATGGAGATGTAgaataatgatttaaaaaatgtaaaaaattaaagaaaaacattaaaaaggaaaaaataaaacaaatttatttcCATTGCCGGGAATTGAACCCGGGTCTCCTGGGTGAAAGCCAGATATCCTAACCACTGGACGACAATGGATTATCGAGAAGTTTTATccaaatataatacatattatGAGAGTTGCTCCTAGTTCACCCGGCCGTCGCAGACGCTACCTCGATCGAACCAGCATAAGCCTACAGacaccattcggccaacctttgAATTTTTGGCCTGAGATTCACGTTTCTGGCATTCCAACACTACCAAAACTCTTTTCATATCTTGTTGCATATCTTCACTTCGAAATTCCGTTCCCGTCAAGTGCTTGATTAAATGCCCACGCCATTCCATGGCACGTAAGACCAAGCACTTAGCATCCAAACGAAAACGGACCGGTGGTGAGTCGTCACATACTCAACTACCAGCCAATGCCATTTGATAGGCGCTTCCAAACCCCACAATCTCGAGAGTACTTTTACGATTTTTATGCTCAACTAACAGTGAAGCCAAGTCGTGTGATTGACTTTACATTCCTCCAAGCCTTTGGATTCTCATTCTATTCCCGCCAACGTACTAATGGATGGAGATCAAGCGAGCCTCCTTCCAATGCACAACCCTCGCATCTTCTTCGACCGTTCGGCACAAATTAAGTACTCTACACTCTGAGATCTTGAGTATTGGTGGCTTAATGCCATCCGAACAGGTAGTCATCCtaaccttgcctatttcatcttCATGGACATGCTCCGAATTGTTCGCCGTCAAGAACAAGCATTGGTGTTTGGAATGGTTCTTACTCATTTATTTCACCAACTTGCCATGGATAAACACCGTACATAAGATAGGGTACGAAGAATCCAATGAAGCTGGAGTTTGGGTTCGAATTCGTGACGAGCAACACGAAAACCATGAGGCTCCTCCACCTCTCGGAGATGATCTATCACCATCCAGCGATGCACCACTCACTCCCGTTGATCctaaaaaaaaattgggaaatAAAGAAAATCTGCATGTGCTCATATATTGCTTATGAATTTAATGTGCAAATCTTGATAAATCAATCATGCATGTTTTGCTTTAATGCATAGACATTGTTGAATATAAATGTGGAATATTGTTGGATTAGTTATAGATGAATGGAATTTCAAGAATGATTAGTAGTTTGAAAATATCTAAAtgatttaagggtttttttttcaaaGACTTTCTTCTAATTAacggtaaactatcaaaatagtcacttttatttgctgcatgttacattttagtcacttatgttatcgttttgttacgaaatggTCACTCTGCTGTTAAGATCTGTTACCTTCCAAATGGCAGTCCGATGTGGTAGtgaaaatgtattttaaatgccaACGTAGATGTCTAGTTgggatggaattttttttttatgaaaatagaatacAAAATTTTAGGATGTCCAGCATGAATTATTTgggttttagggaaaattttatctctattttcataaaaaaattaacttttctcATCTCAGCTGAACATCTATGTTGGCATTTTAAATCCATTTTAATTGCCACGTCAAATTACAGTTTAGGAGGTAATAGATCTTAATGGcagagtgaccattttgtaacaaaacgataaccaGGGGAGaagatagaattttttttagaaggggctgaaatgaaaatttaattttaatagtctaaatctttataatttttaaaggattaaatcaaatttttataattttagggggctaaagtgtaattttacctttactaaattaaaattctgaaatttcTAAATGACCTAAAtaacaattttccattttaagggggCCGGGAACATGCTAGCCCCCCTAGATTCCCCTTTGACGATAatgtaagtgattaaaatgtaacatttcaaacataaatgactaaaatataatttaaagcaaacaaaagtgattattttaatagtttaccttttaataaaaaaaaatttatatataaaaaaagtctaaatttgatttatcaatattttgatataacaatatttaaaattaaaattacaaataaatcttttaatcattttaggaaaaaaaatcaataaaaaaatttatgctatatgtttaagcatataaatctcaaaaaaacattttaaaatgattttttttatctttccatTGTTTTTACGATAATTAaagtggattttttttttataattttggttatatttgttctttttttaacATAATACCTAGAACTATCCGTAAatcctccccaacccataaataggaggataatgtgcttcagtgCACTCGAATCCATGTCCTCTTATAATGGTAGCAATACTCATACCAATCGAACTAATATTTAATAGacaaatacattttttttatcgaAGAATGCAATATGTAAACCTTATCAACTCAAACTAATTACATTTAAGGTTTtgctatataaaaataataatcaattcaaatatttgTATAAAGAGTTATATAAACGGGTCAAGCCTTAGGTAAGATTTTTTTGGTCAGGTTTGAATTTGTAAAAAGAAATATTCTGCTATTTTCCCAttgttttgctactattttactattatattactacaattttgttgttattgtttggatattatataattcttgttttattcttaattttgttactattttaaatgcatttgcttgttaagttgcacttaacttagtgctatttaagcataaaaattcttttttaatttactttcaatttattaggaaatatttattttaatatttttagtgtatttgatgtattatatttttaaattttttatataaaaaattaatatgatcgGGCCAGACCAAGCCtaggttttagtatttttatctgaGCTGAACTTGAGTAAAAATTAGGCCCATTTATCGGGCCGAATCTAGACTTGATTTATTGTTAGAACCCGAGCTGACCCATTAACAACTCTAATATTAATACACTGGTAAAAGaacaaagagaagaaaaataatagTTCTGTTTGGATTTGGAaggaaatttaaatttataaatggaTAGTTGCTACGTCAAGTATTAATCCACTAGTATttaatggttaaaatatgttattagtacaagtaatttaaataaatttgagatttagtctatgtattaaaaaaagttaaaaaaattaatttttttttcaattgttattgttattgttagtttctattaaaatttatcaatttaacttgtttagtttccattaaatttattttccacatAAGGGAAACTTAATCAATATGccaaattgacaaattttgaccaaaaaatacttataattttaatgattagactaaaatttttaaattgaaacagTTGGAGGACTTAATTTCTAAGTTCTTAAGTACatggattaaattctaaattttgtcaaaatataaggactaacaacatattttctatatctagaaatttaatttggatttatTGAGTGAAACCCAAATATTATAACTAGGGTTGAACAAAActcaattcgattcgaaaaataaaaaaaaaattaaatttcgaaTTAATCGAATCAAGTTATCTGAgtaaactcgaataagtaattagAGTTTCGGGTTCAAATCgagttaaaattttacaattcgaataactcgaataattcaactAACAGATTGGTGTGAATACTTTTTTGGACTTTGTCAAgtttaaaaatgagcaaattgatcactctctcaacaaaaattacaaattaatttaaaataattttcaaaaattcaaaatatttaaaaaattaccaaatttatattttttttaaaatttataaaatttataaaaaaattctaaaaaaatatataaaaaattaaaaaaatttatagatcAATAAATTTGTGAATTAATTATACTATAACAAGATTTTATAACATGCAACACTAAGGGCTAGTTtagcaatgcttttgaaaagtacttttgaaaagtatttttgaaaagtttaatttaaaatttgaatgtttaGCATGgttgtcaaaaaatatttttgagaaataaaatattcattttagacatgttattatcaagtaacaaatatatatttaaataatatttaaattagttaatattattatattttagtaagaatattaaaaaattattataacttgttgttaatattttaatatatgaaatataaattttaaacatttttaagtaataaaatttaattaaaatatataaactataagtattaaaaaaagagagaaagtactaCATTATTAGAAGAGTGAAAAAATAATGAAGTAGCATAACTACTTTTAGAGAGGAAATGCTAAACATTTTAACTTCTTTTCTATAAAATTgtttttcaaactatttttttaaacacTACTAAAAAGCCCAACTCACCGCGTTTCAAAAAAATATCTAAGCTCAAACCGTATTCCACCCCGCAGTCGCCGACATTCGTGATAATGGTAAGTCAAAAGTTACTTTCTGGAACTAAATTTCAGCTTTCCTTTTTAGGTTCCGCTGATTCAGGTTTtggttattattaattattagtcTTGCATTTTGTAAGTTTGTTTCAAATTCAGCTTCCTCTTCCCTTGTTTCAGACGGAAAAGTTTTCACTCTTATATTTGTAGTTAGTTCTGTTTAATCTTTAGACTGTTTATATATTTATGCTGTGATTTCTAATTGAATCTTGCAATTTTAGGGACTGTAGTAGTTATAGGAGCTTAAAAATGGGGAAATTTTATAATACCCATTTGGTTAATTTTGATACTTGGATGAACTTCCATATTAGGGGTTTTAGAATTTGGATGATATCCTGTAGATACCCGTTTTTGGTTATTAATTATTCTGTCAATAGTAGTATCGGGAATATTGTTCCTTGCACAATCACTCCATGTTGAGAAGGTTGTGGAGCTAAGCTTAAGGAGGTTGGCAGGATGCTTAGGTTTGCTCCATTGTTGGGATGTATTGGAGGCTCAGATATGGATATTGTTAAGAATCTACTTCTTAACCTTTCTTTGGAGCACTAAGTGTTGTTGTTTTTTTCCCCATCTCATTGATCAAATTGTGCACTTGCACTTAAGCTTGCAAGTAGCAGTCTCCTTGTTAAAATAAGTTTCATGAGTATAACTTCCACTAAACTACCATTATATCCACTATTTTCATAACTTTTCTCTCATTACCCACTACAGGTAATATGAATGtgatttcattcattttcattgaACACATTGTTATGAATTAATCCACATCTCTCCTACGTTCCATAAAATATGTCACTTGTTTCATAACTGTTATTTGAGATGACTTCCTTTCCAAGGCCTATAAATAGAGGTTTGAATGTCTTATTTGGGGACTTTTTTTGGATCATTTATCAAACTTTGTAACTTGCTTTCTATAATCAAAACAACCACTCTAGCTCTCATCGTTCTCAGTCCCTTATTGTGTCCATCAAAACTGCTTGCCATCGCACTTGTTCTCCATAGTCTGCTCCGATCTTCTTCTCCGTCATCtctccatgacttctcttttagCTAGATTGTAATGTGTCCTCACCTTACTAAAGGAACCCTTTGCATTTTGGATGATACCCCAATGATATGTGTGTAACTGCATTTGCTTTCTTTGCCTCTGGAATGATGCTGCATTAGCCAAATCAGACTTTTTGATGTGCTCCATAAGGCATCAGCTTCAAAGctattttcttgatttgtttttttataagcACAACGGTTACCTCTTAGTAACTCTAATCTAGCTTTGTATGGGAGGCCTTTTGTTGAAGTGCATTCTCTGACGATACCTTCGGGATTGGTTGCTTGTCTGACCAGAGTTGTTTTCCTTTTTCTCCACCCTTTATTATGATTCTTCTTATACGTTGCAAATGTGACATGGTGACCGGACATATGTTCTTTGGAACGTCAATTCCAGAATCAACTATAACATGCAAATCATCTGCCTTTTGAGTTTGAGCAATGGTTCCTTATTCAGCAAGTGGGAATTGTTTGATGTGCAATTTTAAGTTATATTTCTGCAGCTCATTGATATTGTATGAATGTTCCCTTGCTATTCAGAGAAGCTGGCTAATAGTGTTTAATTATTGCTTTGTGATGCTACTAATGCtactataatttcatttctttgtaACAATCTTTTCAGCTTGTCCATATTGTTTGTGTTTCTGCTTC is part of the Gossypium hirsutum isolate 1008001.06 chromosome D11, Gossypium_hirsutum_v2.1, whole genome shotgun sequence genome and encodes:
- the LOC107927298 gene encoding F-actin-capping protein subunit alpha isoform X3; the encoded protein is MLPQAKSNLKSVLNNDDVYDEAASEAFPVYNKSHMICLEMPGRFGDVLVTSYGELQGNEYLDPKTAQVAIVDHVKQVCTEVRPATDEELPTPYVEEYRCALEAEMLKYVSEAYPKGSCSVYCINGKDVEGPGYDFELVAVISAARLSPQNFCTGSWRSIWNIECKDDIQVLELKGKLQVGAHYFEEGNVQLDAKHECRDSTMFQSPDDGAIAIASLIRHHETEYLASLEASYLNLPDATFKDLRRKLPVTRTLFPWHSTSQFNLTREISKELGIGK
- the LOC107927298 gene encoding F-actin-capping protein subunit alpha isoform X2: MAEEETELSDKQKKEIAKWFLLNAPAGEIQYVAKDLKSVLNNDDVYDEAASEAFPVYNKSHMICLEMPGRFGDVLVTSYGELQGNEYLDPKTAQVAIVDHVKQVCTEVRPATDEELPTPYVEEYRCALEAEMLKYVSEAYPKGSCSVYCINGKDVEGPGYDFELVAVISAARLSPQNFCTGSWRSIWNIECKDDIQVLELKGKLQVGAHYFEEGNVQLDAKHECRDSTMFQSPDDGAIAIASLIRHHETEYLASLEASYLNLPDATFKDLRRKLPVTRTLFPWHSTSQFNLTREISKELGIGK